One window of the Streptomyces asoensis genome contains the following:
- a CDS encoding TerD family protein, with translation MGIFDGLLGSRAADFDSGNAATNAIELTKRHHQVSLTKQGAATGNLRVNLTWRMRTSDIGGPQRESLLRHPFKALRPPEVVGHSQSMVNVDLDLGCLYELADGTKGVVQPLGGLLGDVNAAPYVKLSGDDRFGSASGETMYVNLDHREQIKRLLVFVYIYDQTPAFDRTHAIVTLYPSNGPRIEIGLDERHPQARSCAVVMIENVKDELMVRREVRFVYGFQAELDRLYGWGLQWGRGYKTKVEK, from the coding sequence ATGGGCATCTTCGACGGGCTCCTGGGCAGCCGGGCGGCCGACTTCGACTCGGGCAACGCGGCCACCAACGCCATCGAACTGACCAAGCGGCATCATCAGGTCTCCCTGACCAAACAGGGCGCCGCGACCGGCAACCTGCGCGTCAACCTGACCTGGCGGATGCGGACGTCCGACATCGGCGGACCGCAGCGGGAGAGCCTGCTGCGGCACCCCTTCAAGGCGCTGCGGCCGCCGGAGGTCGTCGGACACAGCCAGAGCATGGTCAACGTCGACCTCGACCTCGGCTGCCTGTACGAGCTGGCCGACGGGACGAAGGGGGTCGTGCAGCCGCTCGGGGGCCTGCTGGGGGACGTGAACGCGGCGCCGTACGTGAAGCTGAGCGGGGACGACCGGTTCGGGTCGGCGTCCGGCGAGACGATGTACGTCAACCTCGACCACCGGGAACAGATCAAGCGGCTGCTCGTCTTCGTCTACATCTACGACCAGACGCCGGCGTTCGACCGTACACACGCGATCGTCACGCTGTACCCGAGCAACGGGCCGCGGATCGAGATAGGCCTCGACGAGCGGCACCCACAGGCCCGGTCCTGCGCGGTGGTGATGATCGAGAACGTGAAGGACGAGCTCATGGTGCGGCGTGAGGTGCGGTTCGTGTACGGGTTCCAGGCGGAGCTGGATCGTCTGTACGGCTGGGGGTTGCAGTGGGGCCGGGGCTACAAGACGAAGGTCGAGAAGTAG